In Arthrobacter citreus, a single genomic region encodes these proteins:
- a CDS encoding AAA family ATPase, with amino-acid sequence MFLKKITLLRDEITSFSQYPFSIPSIKSFDEINLRSNVTFFVGENGSGKSTLLEAIADKCDFNTAGGGRNNNYEVFASESQLGNYIRLSWLPKISNGFFLRAESFYNFATYLDQIDDPLKYRGYGGESLHKQSHGESFLSLFLNRFNETAIYLLDEPEAALSPARQLTFLKIIHDLVEIENSQFIIATHSPILLGYPDADILSFDHGEISRIDYESTDHYQITKYFLQNREKFLSDLLSDDDEEDYK; translated from the coding sequence ATGTTTTTAAAAAAAATTACACTTTTACGCGATGAAATAACGAGCTTTAGTCAATATCCGTTTTCCATTCCTTCCATTAAATCATTTGATGAAATTAATTTGAGAAGCAATGTTACCTTTTTTGTAGGTGAAAATGGTTCTGGAAAGTCTACTTTATTGGAAGCAATTGCTGATAAATGTGATTTTAATACAGCGGGTGGGGGACGTAATAATAATTATGAGGTTTTTGCATCTGAGTCGCAGCTCGGTAATTACATAAGACTTTCGTGGTTGCCAAAAATTTCGAATGGATTTTTCTTGCGAGCGGAGTCATTCTACAATTTTGCTACATATTTGGACCAGATAGATGATCCACTTAAGTATCGCGGATATGGAGGTGAGTCTCTCCATAAGCAATCACACGGGGAATCGTTTTTATCCTTATTTCTAAATCGATTTAATGAAACGGCAATTTACTTACTAGATGAACCAGAGGCAGCGCTCTCGCCAGCTAGACAATTAACATTCTTAAAAATAATTCATGATTTGGTAGAAATAGAAAACTCTCAATTTATCATTGCCACGCATTCTCCAATTCTACTTGGATACCCAGATGCCGATATATTAAGCTTTGATCATGGGGAGATTTCAAGAATTGATTATGAAAGTACAGATCATTATCAAATCACAAAATACTTTTTACAAAACAGGGAGAAGTTTTTAAGTGATTTGTTGAGTGATGATGATGAGGAAGACTATAAATAA
- a CDS encoding DUF952 domain-containing protein has translation MLRSNTMILHIIENKEWQNAIKEGEYSPASLNTDGFIHCSTLKQTVEIANLFFKGATDLKILCIDEEKTKAKIVYEDTENFGQLFPHLYGVLNLDAVFKVVDFNSNENGEFVLPGELVELG, from the coding sequence ATTTTGAGGAGTAATACTATGATCTTACATATTATTGAAAACAAAGAGTGGCAAAATGCAATTAAAGAGGGAGAATATTCCCCTGCTAGTTTAAATACTGATGGATTTATCCATTGTTCGACTTTAAAACAAACCGTTGAAATCGCAAACTTATTCTTTAAAGGTGCAACTGATTTAAAAATACTTTGCATCGATGAAGAAAAAACGAAAGCTAAAATTGTCTATGAAGATACTGAAAACTTCGGTCAATTATTTCCTCACCTATACGGAGTGCTAAACTTAGATGCTGTTTTTAAAGTAGTTGATTTTAATTCAAACGAAAATGGGGAATTTGTTTTACCTGGTGAATTAGTGGAGTTGGGATAA